In Solanum lycopersicum chromosome 3, SLM_r2.1, the genomic stretch TTGTTGCCTTCCTATGTTTCTTGATCACGTCCTCGCCATCGTATGGCCTAGAGGATAAACAGTATTCCACTTGTAATAGCTCCTACACCTGTGGGAATATTCAGAATATCAGCTTTCCTTTCTGGGGTGGTGATCGACCTCAAGAATGTGGTCTTCCACAATTCAAGCTTGCATGTGAAGACAATCAGGATCCCCTTATACATATCGATGGTCATAATTTCCGCGTACTTGACATCAATGGAGACAATCAAACCATGAGAATTGCACGAAATGATCTTGAGGATGACATTTGTCCTGATAGATTCGGTAACACTAGCTTAAATGATGCCCATTTCCGCTATGCTCCTCGCAACTTAATGATTCTCATCCTGTTCTATGCTTGTCCTTTCGATATACCTTCTCAATGGAAAAAATTCAGCTTTAGCTGTAATAACTCTGGAGAGTCCAATCTTGGTTTCTATCCAGATCAGTCATTTATATCATTCTGGGGACCGAAGTTTGAGAGTTGTGAGTTAAACGTCGCAGTTCCTGTGTTGCTATCAGCATTTAATCGGTTCCAAGACCAAGGAAGTACGAAAATGTTGGAGCTAGTGAAGCAAGGGTTTGATGTGGTTTACAACAAAAGCCCAGTATGTATGGCTTGTGAGAAATCAGGGGGTTTATGTTGGTCAGAAACAGATTATGCAGAGCCAACTTGCCTTTGTCAGGACCGAACTTATCCTTATTACTGCGGTTTTGTAGGGGAACAAGGTGTGTTCCATCTCTAACTTGTTTTGTTTGCCAAAATTTAGTCGAATCTAACTGTTAGGTCAGAGTTTCAACTGTCAAATAAGACTAccagagaagagaaaaaaataaaacttaggCTGCCATGTGAACATCTAATTTAAATTGTCCATTCAAAATATCTATGAAATTTCCCCATGTTTTGGTGAGGAACTCCAATTCTTTTCACACCTTCCTTATTTATTCCATTCCTTGTAACATTCTTTGGGCATTCTTTCAAGTTTATGAAGCCCAGATAATAAAATTTAGTAACAGTTTGCCCAGCACAAGCCCTTTTTGATGAAGCCTGTTCTGAGAATTTAGTAGTACTAGACAGAAGCTAGTTTGTATTTGCTTAACCTGTTGAGATAGGTATATCAAAATTTGTGAACAATGGAGATGACAATGCATCTTTACCTAAAAAAAATGCATCTTTACCTTTCTAGTTCTTCTTGCCAAATCAATGATTGAAATCTCTTTTCCTTTTGCTGCATCTAGAGATGCTGACTCTCTTACCCAGTAGGTGGTGAAGGTGGACTTTTGATGTTATTAGGACTTAacaaattattttcatcttttccCATGACTTAGGATTCAGGCTTTTCAAAATGTTGTTTTAACAGCAGTTATTTTCCTTGTTTCCTTCTCTTatctgttttttttgttttctccaTTTGTAAATTGCACCAGCAATGCCACAGATCATTGTTTTGCAAATTGTTCATACTGAGATTTTAGTGCACTAATCATGCCAGAAACCTTTTCATGCGAAAATGAATTACCCTCATCTTCCGCAAAAATGAATGAGGCTAAACTGTCAAGATTGCTTGAATAACAGAGGGAACTATATGTGGTGCTTGAATAACAATTCCAACCCCTAAACAGGACACCGTTTCCATAGTAAATTCAGAAACTTAAAGTCCAAATCCACGTTTGACAATGTTTCCATAACAGCCTAGAAAATAACCACATAATTCATCTATAGATTAGAAACAGTAAGGTGGTAGTAGTTGTATTCCTGTCTCTATGATACTACTGAAGATATTTTATCGTGGTTCTGTATCATCTCATCACTTGTTTATGTCTGCATTTCAGGCGATAAAAGAGATATCAGAGTGAAGGTTGCTGTAGGTAACTGTCCTTTGACCATGTTCATCTTATGATTATCCTTCTCTTTAACGATGATCAAGAACTTCTAAGTCACATATTTCTCTCTTTTAGGTGTAACTACAGCTGCATTCACTGCCATTGTGGCATGTGtaattttctttctctattaTCGTCGACAGAAGAAAAGTCATGCTGGTTCGTCTTTGATATCCAGAAGTATCCTTTCTTATCCCTCCTCAACTATGGACCCTGAAAAGGCTTCGAACTATTTCGGAGTTCATGTCTTCGACTACAGTGAACTGGAAGAAGCCACAAACAATTTTGATTCCAGCAAAGAGCTAGGAGAAGGTGGATTTGGCACAGTATATAAAGGTAAGAGAAATCCTGAAGTGGGCTTTCTCTCACTGCCAATATGCTACTAAAACCTAAACATTTGATCTGATTCATTAACCATATAATTGAACATGACATGTTATAGGTAAACTTCTAGATGGGCGTGTTGTTGCTGTAAAACGTTTATATGAGAACAACTACAAGAGGGTTGAGCAATTCCGAAATGAAATTGAAATCCTCACTCGTTTGCGCCATCGAAATCTAGTTACCCTTTACGGATGCACATCTCGCCATGGCCGTGAGCTTCTTCTTGTGTATGAATATATTTCCAATGGTACTGTTGCTGATCATCTTCATGGAGAATTCTCAAAGCCTGGATCACTTTCATGGAATACACGAATGAGCATTTCCATAGAAACGGCAAGTGCGCTAGCCTTTCTCCATAATTCAGAAGTCATTCACCGAGATGTTAAAACTAACAACATCCTCCTAGACAGTAACTTCTGCGTCAAAGTAGCTGATTTTGGCTTGTCTCGGCTTTTCCCTACTGATGTTACACATGTCTCAACAGCTCCACAGGGTACCCCCGGATATGTTGATCCCCAGTATCACGAATGCTATCAACTCACCAGTAAAAGTGATGTTTATAGTTTCGGGGTGGTATTAATCGAGCTTATATCCTCTCTGCCAGCTGTTGATATCTGTAGGCATCGACAGGAAATAAATCTATCAAATATGGCAATTAACAAGATTCAGAGCAACACATTACATGAGCTGGTTGATTCAAATCTTGGTTTTGACTCCAATGACATGGTAAAGTTGATGATCACTGCCGTGGCAGAGTTGGCTTTCCAGTGTCTTCAGAACGACAGGGATTTGAGACCATCCATGCCAGAGGTTTTGGAAGCTCTACTGGGAATTCAGAGAATGGATAAAACAGCAACAGAAATAGGGAAGCCAAGTCCCGGTGATGATGCTGGATTGTTGAACAATCACGCATTATCTCTCTCACCCGATTCAGTAATTTCAAAATGGACTAGCAGTAGCAGTTCAACAACACATGCTTCCAGTATTGGCTAAGTTTATGTCCTCAGTTTGTCTAGTTTGTGGTTTTCTTGATAGTGATTCTTCAGCCACCTGCTCAATTGGTTGCCGAAAGCTGAATTTTATTGTCTTTCCCTCGAGTACTTTGGACCTTTTTTCTATCTTAAAGAGGCTGTACATATCTCGTATGCagcaatttaaatttaacaGTACTAATTCAATTCATTTCTTAAATTCTTTAGTTAAATTGTGTagatacttgtttaatttatcATCTTTGTCATAGCAGATTATGAGTATGTTTCACCAGGGTGAGTAAATAAGAATGTATTTTGTCTGGTGTAGCAGGATATTGCggttaaatatatttgataagaaTTTTATCTTAATGAGCAAGATTACATTTTGTTCTGCCTGCATTTCATTGCTCAAAACTTAATTTTATACCACAACATATCCATTGTAATCCCATAAGCGGGGTTTGGGAGGATAGAGTCTACACAAATCTTACCCCTACCTCGTAAAGATAGAGATGTTAAACCTTCTGCTCAAGTAAAGCGTTTCAAAGTAGTTTGAAAAAGCGAATAcagaaaagaaagaaggaagaaCAATGAAGTATAGAGCCCTGTGTAAAGCAGTACATagcatacaaaaaaaaaagagcagtTACAAAAACAAACTTAGTGTGATAACTCGAGcacaaaaaatacaaatgataACAACGATCGATGAACAAGAAACTACTAGAATAGTGTTAATACTATACTTTTGAGTAAATTGACATTGTTGAATAGAAAAACTTAACAGGAGACAATCATCCGGTAATGCATATAATTCAGgacaattttgaaaatttcaagtaAGTTGTAAGAAGGGTactgtaaataaaataaacaagacATAACTGAATGCATAATCAAAGTAAAAATTTCCATTAATTTGTTCATTCAATTAAATGAACAATCACCCTCTAGAATAGACAACTCAAATTTgaatcttaaattaaaaaaaaattgaaacatacTTTTGCATACTATTGCCAGACCACACATCTTTTACAAAGGGGTGGCGCGACTTCTACAACAATTTTCCGCCCTTTATTGAGCAAAATTTTGTTCCTACACACTATGTACATTTACCTATAAGCATAAGCTTCAATCCTTCATTGTCTTCTGTTTAACTTCTATATGCTGACAGTGTAAAATGTAACACAATTCTCTATCTGTCTGAAAAGTAACTACCACCGTTATTATCAGCAGGTGTATCAAATGTAGTTAGGATTACCAATCCAGTCATTGTATTCGATTAATTGTTCAGATGCATCTGTCAAAATTGTGTTTCGTTGATAGGATCTTATCATTGGTTGTTGCTGCTGATGAACATTTGGATATTGATCCACCATTGGTTCTCCTGTTCGTATGACAAAAACATTATATTATGTATTAGTAGTAGTTAATAACCAACACATTGTACTAAAATATAGAAGCAAAGTGTGTTGACTCTTGCTAATAATTCCAAAAACTTTGtgctttttgaaaaaaaagaccTCTTTATATAATCATTTAAGAGTACAACTGAAAACAAACTTGTTTGTACATGGTGGACATATGACTTAGTAATCAATGAAATGGATCGAGAATCATGAGGTTTCATATTGAAATTCATATTAGGTGAATTTTCTTATCCCATTCAATTTTTGATGGACAGAATTACTCAATATCTATGCtgattaaaaaaagtttaagtATTAACCCGTGGACTTAAGCAAGCTGGCTCGAACACCACAGTACCTTGAGTTAGTAGTGCTGGCTCATTAACTAGACCATCAACTTCCTCTAAAGAACTCCAATTGGTATAAGCCTCTTTCACCAAATTCTGGATATATGCCTATTGATACAGTAGAATAGATATTAGCAAATTTACAATATCTCAAGAATCAAACTCGCAAAGTGCATATAAAATCATACCTTTTGTATCCCAGTTAAGTCATGAGTAGGGTAAATTTGCCCATCAATAACTGCCCTAACAACTTCACAAATCGGAGTAAGGATTAGAACGTAGTTTGAGCCACGGGCCATGAATAACTTCGAGCCCATCTCACAAGTTTTTGCATGCTTGTATGTCACTTCCCACATTTTATCAGACATTCCAGTTCCCAGTATCTGTATAATCACACAATCAATTAAGAGATCTTTGTAATTCgtatttagtttataatttgttttgtgTGAGTAGCTAGAGGCTTACAGTTCTGATTTGTTGTGTGTCAATAGTAGCTAACTTCAAGAAATCTTGTACAGTGTTGATGCCTTTTGAAGAGAGCTTTTTGCGGAAAGTTCCATCTTTTCCAATCTTCTCAAGACGCCACACTTCATCTCCTAGTGCTGGTGGGTAATGTTTTTTGTACACTGCAACATGTTAACATGACACAAACTCATTACTTTTCAACGTCGCGAAAGTCCTCAAACTtgtgaaattgaaaaaaaattatgtaattcgTTAACAGTTTGGTCCAAAAATGTCATTGTCATCAATGATTTAGTTCATTTCACGCAATTTAAGAACATTTTATCTCATTGGAGTCACTAAGCTAGCTTGTCCTAGCTAGCAGAGAGATTGCTCCGATAGTAAACGCGCTCAACCTCCAATCCTAAGGTTGTATGTTCGAGCTAagcaataaaatatgaaattctgGATGGTAGAATTCAGAATAATGAGTTAAGGACTTTTGTAAAGTTTAGAAAATCAGCTTCCACTACCAAAAGAAactaaaatgaaagaagaagaagaatttgctTACATTCTCCGCGGTGATCTTTAACCACAAACGATTCAGTAACGGCTTCTATAATTCGAACAGAAGTTTGATTGTTTCCAATTTGAACCACTTTTGCGCCAATTCTGAATTTCCGGCTCCGAATCCAGCTCGAATTGTCAGTAAACTCGATTTCCCCAACGGGAACGACGCCTTCACGCATCGTGAAATTCAGTTCGCCGGTAAGCAATGGCCTCTTTCCGGTTCTCTCCTTAACCACGCGTTTGTCGAATTCTTCGCGAGACCAATTCGTTTCAGTTTCTCCGGACGGGAAATCTCCGTCGAGTACGACGAGTTCTACTTTGATAGGGTAAGGTAAAGTCGTCGGAACCATGCCTTCGCCGCTCGTATCCACCAGAAGAATTTGAAGACTCTGACCGTCGCCGGCGACGACTTTGCTGCTGGTAAATATTGGTTTAGAGAGCTTTTTGTTGAAAATGAGACGAAGATTCGATGGTTCTAATGCTTTGATTCTAAGCGAAGGAGATCTCGTTATTGAAAGACATGAATAACGCCTTAGTCCCTTCTCCACTTCCTCAACAACCTGCAAAATCAATTTCACTTTGAAGAAGTTAATTTCATAAAGTTATCATcaaagtgaaatttattcaaaaaaaattcataccaCTCGACGGAGCATCGGTTCCAAAGCAGAAGACACGTTCTCTAGGAAATTCGCCTTCATTGCTTCCTTAATAACACTAACAAAGAAATTACTATAAGTCAGGTAATCAtgaaattaaatatgtatatcgACATgaattgatatttgaaaaaacagaGGCGTACGAAGCGAAAGAAGGTCTCATGCGTTTGTAATTCGGTTGGTTTGGATCCGGATTAGAATTATCTAAAAACCGTTTAGCTGCTGCCATTTCTGTAATGAGGAGTAAATTTTCAGTAGATGTTGTGGGAAGGGCAAGTCTATGtatgcttatatatatataaatagaggaaGAGTAtctaaataaatgtaataaGTGGAAGCATAGGTTAtaattatttgtaaattttaagGGTTAAATTGGGTAATTAGAGAAGTTTCGAGGAATGAAGAAAGAAATAGCGTGGCAAATAGAGGGCAATTCGCAACTTCCAAATGATCTAACGCAGCCTGAAGTAACGACTTAAACGTCAAGCCCCGCTTCAAGTCAACGGCATAAAactccaaaaaatataataactcaATTTTTCGTAATGTTtacataaaatcaataaatacgTTATTGTTTTAACTTATGAACAGGTTAAATTAgtactttttaatttatctaCGAGTTTGATGGCATTGAAAGACAAAAAAGATATATAACTTATAAGTTGATATCaatcaaaaatcataaattggTCACTCGCAATTTTACTAACTTATACACTTTTTAAAAtctgtgttttatttttatgaattttaacgttgtttctaaatatatagattattgaaatatcttattcataatttgatagctaaataatgaaaataacttttaacataattttataaatttaaagaaaagtatatatatggacgaagatatatttattttttgatccaaaaagttaaaaaaaggtATAGATTGGGACGGAAGAACTATAACTACTTAGTTAATTAGTAGTAGTACTTATTAAATAATCATagtgtttaaaatttgtttataaggtatatataaatatatcgaTAATACTACAATTTTAGTAGTActagtttcttttttcttttgttctaaCTAACCAAACCCATAAACTAATATTATTTGTGTATAAGACTTTTATCTAGAGATTTTATttcttctgatttttttttaaatttgagctTAGTTAtataaagaatgattttttGATCCCTTTCGTCCAGTGATTAGGACATCGTCTTTTCATATTGAAGACACAAATTCAATTCCCATAAGAAATATGTACTcattttttaccattttcaGAAATTTTTGGACCTCATATTTtggatctatttttttttaagatcatcataatttttatctttacttTAGGTTGATCTTTAATTGATGGCATCATAGCAAAAAGACAAACACATAGgtgtgtataaaataaaaatcaattcattacatttttttttaggCAAAAAGAACATTTATTGCCATTAATATCAGTTTGAGtgaatcacaaaataaatactttatcCTACTACACACACATAAAAACACACCCACAAAGTTGGGACAAGAAGAAGGTATATGTAAAAGTTATTTCgttcgtttcaaaaagaataatttatttttttgataatattttagtttcaatttttcacataatatatttaaggttaCAAGATTAAAAGACCATTgtatatatttgacataactttaatttagtaccataagattttaattttttttttaaatttcgtaTCAAATTAAACtagatattttttatgaaacgATGGGAGTAAAAATCAACCCATTACTTGTTTTGTGAGACAAAAAGAACGCTTAATACAATTATTATGAATTGAGTGAATCacaaagtaaataattaatCCCACTACACACacaacaaacacacacacacacaaaaagtTGACAAGAAGAATAGGACAAGAGAAGCACAAAAAAGCCACACATCCCCCACAAAACGAACTTCCAAACCCCACACTGCAATTTTTGTCaaattgaatatatttgaattatgtgTTGAATAAAcagaaaaaagatatttttatttgactaCTTGGATAGATACAACATAAAAGAGACACGACACGAagattttttgttgattaattatacatttataatataaagaCGTTACTTACCTAGACTtggaaaaagggaaaataggATATGAAACGCGTAGATGTATACATAGTTTacttttaattcttaattaagaCTTCCTTAGAATTATCTTTCCATCGTACCATCCTTTATTCGGAATTTAAGATCAACCAATATCATCATGTCAAAAGTTATAGTTATATTAATTGTAACGacgtaattttattttttaattaagttcaCTTGGCAAGTGTCATGTTCAATCATGATTGCAACCTGAAGGCCTATTAAACAAACATCATGTTCAATCATGACTTTGATCCGAACCATCCAATCTTTCGTGAGCCTCGTCATAAAAAGGatgttggtttttttttttcttttttggatgTTGGCATTACCCACTCTACATCTTTTTGTGTTGTATGTGATCTCTCGTTAATTTGCACATTTGAAATAACTTCCAATTTTTACCCTATATTATTGTGTttgtaattttttccttttttgttttacaTATTTGATTTCTGATATACTTAACTTGTCAAGAAtatcataaacaaataattacatattaagGTAGGAATAAAATTGCTTACACATAATCCTCACCTAATCATATAGTGTAACATTTACGCATAGAGAAAATGATCGCATATGTCCacttatgtatataaaatataagaaaataaatggaACTTGTGGTtgttatattacaaaaaaaaaaactttttaggtgaaattaaaattttgaaattcgtAATTTTAAATAACGATTGAATTTTAATATCTCATATACAATAATTAACCCCCGTGTATATATAAAAGCTTTGCCCTTCGATTTGATTTaggaaacaacaataacaagaaAGAACTTTGACAGTAATTTAATAACTAATAATTGTGAATTTGTGATCATGAGTTAGTTGGGGTCTTGGCAACTATTAAAAAATTGAGTGAGAAAATGAGTATTGAATTATAATCcatgttatttaatttaacgTTTATGTTGTGTCTCCaccaaaattgaaataataatacaatatatcTTGCCGCTCAAGAAATTAAagtcacacacacacacatataaggACCTTTTAAAGATATGATAACTCCAAATAAttttatgtacatatatacacatatttgGAATTGATTTTAGTAtgtgataaaagaaaataatgttttttcttaatttactaaaatgaataataggacaggtaaaaagaaaattttattttttaataaaaagactAATTAAGTGAAGATATATTCCCCTAGGATCTAGCATTATGTACTTGGAAAGGATCCCAACATACATGTTTGTCTTTTAATAGAGAAAAACAAGAGGaataagtaataaaaattgGCTTccccattttatttattttttttggataggATTAGACTATTACTACTCActcttttttaactttttttagtttgatcatagaatttgaaactttagttttaagttttatttttaaattaattataattttgtgaAATCTGCATAAAATTtcgttaaattattatttcaagtctcaaattcattattattttttcagttCACTTAGTGGTAATTATTTTTACCaattataaatactttaattataaaagaataacacataaatataaataaaatagttaaaaactCATTCAAATTACTCCTTTCGTCTCGAATTAGTGCTAACCGTCCAAATTAAGCAGTGTGTAGTTTTGCCGAATTGCCTTAATTCATTGAAATATTTGTTCATAAAATgatacaaattaattattatggaAGTTTCGAAGAATTGCTTGAGAGTGAGTAATAAAAATCTAatcccaaaataaataaataataataatagtcctccttatattttctaaaaaaaactcggtttaatgtttttatttttcgttttttattaatttttcatctCTTCAATTCTATACAAACAAAACAaaggggaaaaagaaaaaaaatgccAGGAAACAAAGATGTTCTTTcctaagaaataaattttaatgactTGTCTTTGTCCGtctttatttcattctattcaaaataattattttatctccaaaagataattcaaaataattaatgtttcacaaaattaaaaaggtAGTCCTTCcatccaaaaatatttattcatgattGATTTCGTACATTTCTTAAGAAACTATAATTAGAAAGGtaatttattatatcatcattttAATATACACATTTCgtccggtattatttgtcataatttctatttttacagtcaaactataaaaactttgactaacattttaagatgcattttttcatcatattaatatgcaaaaaattgtaatttataatacttttcatataattttaaaatatctaatttttttttctttaaaatatcaaatcaatgTTATCTAAGTTACCTTtgaaattagtcaaattaactttcgataagcgcaacatgacaaatattttcggacggagaaaataataaatatatatcttgaaaaatataatagaaaaataactataattaatgataaaggAAATTAAGTATAGATTATTGTATTGTGTACAAGAGGGGGtatatgacttttttttgttataattgttGTCATATCTTAGTTAATTATTATGCATCTtgacttattttactaaaaatgtCATCTCTCATTAGTAACATGTATTAAATATCTCTCCACGAAAGCTAGAATGAATGAGTAGAAATTATCTGGTGTTTTATAGTATTTATCTTTGCAAAAATCTGATTATATCAATCTAAGAAGGAAAGAAAATCTGTAAAAATCTGATTATATCAatctaaaaaagaaagaaaatcgtTATGATTAGATcgatgtttatttttattctaaaatttaaaacattgaTCGCTTTAAATTTAAGAGACTATATGATATTCAgaaaaataatgacaataatatatctaatgtaatttttaatagaaaaaattatcaataatatatttaatataatttttacaaatttatatataaaaaaataaaaaaaattattttcaataaaaattgcATTCAAACAAACAAACGAAcgtatatcaaaattattaatgaaaaaaaaatataacgtATAACAAACGAACGTATATCAAAATtagtaatgaaaaaaaaatataacgtATAACAAACGAACGTATatcaaaattagtaataaaaaaaaaatataacttatatcAAATTTAAAGTCATTTTCGTCTGAGATTTACATGTTGCTATTGACCGACCATATTAAAGGCACATGTCTgactatttttcaaatttgatttacGAATAAAAGTTATATTTCGGCTATACTTTCGTCAcgatttaaattaatttttttcaaatcttcTATTTACGGTGCATTTGgatatacatttaattttttcaaatatcttttCCAAGTTTGTTTCTTTAAACTAAATTGGGTTAtatgtcaaaaaaatttaagtgtcAATTTTTCACTCTAAATATCTTTCGAGAACAAATAGTTTAGAAACTCTTAATTTCAAGTGAAATgcgtatttatatatatatatatatatatataaatatttcaaactttattttaaaattattgagaaatTAATGATAGATAAAATTTCGTAATAGCTAAACGATAAAAATCTGAACGTTATCATATTTAACtttgtatattttaaaattacccTGAAACGTTCTATCGATGGATTTGTTAGAAATGGCtgataaatttaattgttcatttcatattttcttgttATGAATATCCTATAgtttatactaataataaaaacttGATGGCGATGTAAAATCGAATTAGGACGGTTATATTAAGTTCAAGCAACAAAATGATTGAAACCTTTTCaggcaaaaaaatataaaaacataaatctgATActgacaaatatatatatatatatatatatatatatatatatatatatatatatatatatatatatatatatata encodes the following:
- the LOC101247005 gene encoding LEAF RUST 10 DISEASE-RESISTANCEUS RECEPTOR-LIKE PROTEIN KINASE-like 1.2 isoform X2 → MFQNQSNSFFFYYFFVSLFFSFVRSSAKNDSSSYAFCPKSTCNGVEISYPFWRLDNYNTSAPQYCGYPGFGINCSENQPLPIIYLPSDAFYVKSIDYKSYSLALVDADVFNVKCPRARHNLTLEKLPLKFSDSALKLTFYFNCTKNPGDALPAECLKSGTYFYVGEIEPDDLNWFGICEEKVVTTVTKRRSFQNNDWIEGFGAAMGEGFVLDWRSASECGQCEKSEGRCGYNNSTHNLLCYCKDGTVKFKHCKGDKRDIRVKVAVGVTTAAFTAIVACVIFFLYYRRQKKSHAGSSLISRSILSYPSSTMDPEKASNYFGVHVFDYSELEEATNNFDSSKELGEGGFGTVYKGKLLDGRVVAVKRLYENNYKRVEQFRNEIEILTRLRHRNLVTLYGCTSRHGRELLLVYEYISNGTVADHLHGEFSKPGSLSWNTRMSISIETASALAFLHNSEVIHRDVKTNNILLDSNFCVKVADFGLSRLFPTDVTHVSTAPQGTPGYVDPQYHECYQLTSKSDVYSFGVVLIELISSLPAVDICRHRQEINLSNMAINKIQSNTLHELVDSNLGFDSNDMVKLMITAVAELAFQCLQNDRDLRPSMPEVLEALLGIQRMDKTATEIGKPSPGDDAGLLNNHALSLSPDSVISKWTSSSSSTTHASSIG
- the LOC101247005 gene encoding LEAF RUST 10 DISEASE-RESISTANCEUS RECEPTOR-LIKE PROTEIN KINASE-like 1.2 isoform X1; the encoded protein is MHAQNFPLPLLQSIVAFLCFLITSSPSYGLEDKQYSTCNSSYTCGNIQNISFPFWGGDRPQECGLPQFKLACEDNQDPLIHIDGHNFRVLDINGDNQTMRIARNDLEDDICPDRFGNTSLNDAHFRYAPRNLMILILFYACPFDIPSQWKKFSFSCNNSGESNLGFYPDQSFISFWGPKFESCELNVAVPVLLSAFNRFQDQGSTKMLELVKQGFDVVYNKSPVCMACEKSGGLCWSETDYAEPTCLCQDRTYPYYCGFVGEQGDKRDIRVKVAVGVTTAAFTAIVACVIFFLYYRRQKKSHAGSSLISRSILSYPSSTMDPEKASNYFGVHVFDYSELEEATNNFDSSKELGEGGFGTVYKGKLLDGRVVAVKRLYENNYKRVEQFRNEIEILTRLRHRNLVTLYGCTSRHGRELLLVYEYISNGTVADHLHGEFSKPGSLSWNTRMSISIETASALAFLHNSEVIHRDVKTNNILLDSNFCVKVADFGLSRLFPTDVTHVSTAPQGTPGYVDPQYHECYQLTSKSDVYSFGVVLIELISSLPAVDICRHRQEINLSNMAINKIQSNTLHELVDSNLGFDSNDMVKLMITAVAELAFQCLQNDRDLRPSMPEVLEALLGIQRMDKTATEIGKPSPGDDAGLLNNHALSLSPDSVISKWTSSSSSTTHASSIG
- the LOC101248759 gene encoding protein SAR DEFICIENT 1, translating into MAAAKRFLDNSNPDPNQPNYKRMRPSFASVIKEAMKANFLENVSSALEPMLRRVVVEEVEKGLRRYSCLSITRSPSLRIKALEPSNLRLIFNKKLSKPIFTSSKVVAGDGQSLQILLVDTSGEGMVPTTLPYPIKVELVVLDGDFPSGETETNWSREEFDKRVVKERTGKRPLLTGELNFTMREGVVPVGEIEFTDNSSWIRSRKFRIGAKVVQIGNNQTSVRIIEAVTESFVVKDHRGELYKKHYPPALGDEVWRLEKIGKDGTFRKKLSSKGINTVQDFLKLATIDTQQIRTILGTGMSDKMWEVTYKHAKTCEMGSKLFMARGSNYVLILTPICEVVRAVIDGQIYPTHDLTGIQKAYIQNLVKEAYTNWSSLEEVDGLVNEPALLTQGEPMVDQYPNVHQQQQPMIRSYQRNTILTDASEQLIEYNDWIGNPNYI